The Phaenicophaeus curvirostris isolate KB17595 chromosome 27, BPBGC_Pcur_1.0, whole genome shotgun sequence genome has a segment encoding these proteins:
- the LOC138731476 gene encoding sentrin-specific protease 2-like, whose amino-acid sequence MEREIEAAFSRGNPNDVLSSAFEMDIIRLDIWRLKGSRWLSAQIIHFYLNLVTERSKKEKYPAVQAFTIYFYCKLATRGYAAVKKYTEDVNLFTKHIVFVPVFMNCHFTLAVIDMRKKTIKYFDSAAVKRKKEICETLFKYLQEESQQKRHLELDRSEWTLRSMRSHEIPQQENGDDCGVFVCKYADYISRDRPLTFTQSDMPYFRKRMVWEIIHQQLL is encoded by the exons ATGGAGAGAGAGATCGAGGCCGCATTTAGCCGCGGGAATCCAAATGATGTCCTTAGCAGTGCCTTCGAAATGGACATCATTCGTCTTGACATCTGGAGGCTGAAGGGATCTCGCTGGCTCAGTGCTCAG ATCATTCATTTTTACTTGAACCTTGTCACTGAaagaagcaagaaggaaaagtaTCCTGCAGTTCAAGCTTTTACGATTTACTTCTATTGCAAACTAGCTACTCGTGGCTATGCAGCAGTGAAGAAATATACCGAAGATGTTAATCTCTTCACGAAGCATATTGTGTTTGTACCTGTCTTCATGAACTGCCATTTTACTCTTGCG GTCATCGACATGAGAAAAAAGacaatcaaatattttgattctgcagcagtaaaaagaaagaaggagatcTGTGAAACTCTATT CAAATACCTACAAGAAGAAAGTCAGCAAAAAAGGCACCTGGAGCTCGATCGTTCAGAGTGGACGCTTCGCAGCATGCGGTCACAT GAAATCCCTCAGCAAGAAAATGGAGATGACTGTGGAGTTTTTGTATGCAAGTATGCAGATTACATCAGCCGAGACAGACCATTAACTTTTACACAG agtgaCATGCCGTACTTCAGAAAGAGGATGGTCTGGGAGATcatccaccagcagctgctgtaa